A genomic window from Schistocerca piceifrons isolate TAMUIC-IGC-003096 chromosome 10, iqSchPice1.1, whole genome shotgun sequence includes:
- the LOC124718827 gene encoding repetitive proline-rich cell wall protein 2-like produces MRRETLLALLTVALAATVAAKDSPAAKEGHRTKQAEEEISRTQKKRGLFDLGYGGGYGSGLGIGYLGGGHGLFGGGGGFGGSYGGHGHVKTVTVTQKVGIPVPQPYTVHVPVDKPVPYPVAKPFPVEVKVPVDRPYPVPVEKPVPYPVEKPFPVPVKVPVDRPYTVHVPVERPVPYPVEVKVPVPQPYPVHVPKPYAVVVEKKVPVPEPYPVEVKVPVPQPYTVHVKVPVEVPVDRPYPVHVKVPVDRPYPVHVPQPYPVEKPVPVPYTVEKPYPVAVKVPVDRPYPVDVPKPYPVPVEKPVPYPVEKPVPYPVEKPVAYPVKVPVDRPYPVDVPKPVPYPVDKPYPVPVDKPYPVPVKVPVERPYPVPVKVPVAVPIKSHYGGEGLGSGYGGGLGGYGGGFGGYSGGGYSGGYHH; encoded by the exons ATGCGAAGAGAG ACGCTGTTGGCCCTGCTTACCGTCGCCCTCGCGGCAACGGTGGCGGCGAAAGACTCCCCGGCGGCCAAGGAGGGCCACAGGACGAAGCAGGCTGAGGAGGAGATCAGCAGGACCCAGAAGAAGCGCGGCCTCTTCGACCTGGGCTACGGGGGCGGCTACGGCTCCGGGCTGGGCATCGGCTACCTGGGGGGCGGCCACGGGCTCTTCGGGGGCGGCGGCGGCTTCGGCGGCAGCTACGGAGGCCACGGCCACGTCAAGACCGTCACAGTCACCCAGAAGGTCGGCATCCCCGTGCCGCAGCCGTACACCGTCCACGTGCCCGTTGACAAGCCCGTCCCGTACCCCGTGGCCAAGCCGTTCCCCGTCGAAGTCAAGGTCCCCGTCGACAGGCCTTACCCCGTACCGGTCGAGAAGCCGGTCCCTTACCCGGTGGAGAAGCCTTTCCCAGTACCGGTGAAGGTGCCGGTGGACCGACCCTACACCGTCCACGTACCCGTCGAGAGGCCCGTACCTTACCCCGTGGAAGTCAAGGTCCCGGTACCCCAGCCCTATCCCGTCCACGTCCCCAAGCCCTACGCCGTCGTCGTCGAGAAGAAGGTCCCCGTGCCAGAGCCCTACCCGGTCGAAGTAAAGGTCCCCGTACCACAGCCGTACACTGTCCACGTCAAGGTACCGGTGGAAGTGCCCGTTGACCGCCCTTACCCTGTCCACGTAAAGGTCCCCGTCGACAGGCCGTACCCGGTGCACGTCCCACAGCCCTACCCAGTggagaaaccagtacctgtacccTACACTGTCGAGAAGCCCTACCCTGTAGCGGTGAAGGTTCCCGTGGACCGTCCTTACCCGGTGGATGTCCCCAAACCCTACCCAGTACCTGTAGAGAAACCTGTTCCCTATCCAGTCGAGAAGCCAGTTCCCTACCCCGTCGAGAAGCCCGTAGCCTACCCGGTCAAGGTACCTGTTGACAGGCCCTACCCTGTCGATGTGCCCAAGCCAGTCCCTTACCCAGTTGACAAGCCTTACCCTGTGCCTGTTGACAAGCCCTACCCAGTGCCAGTAAAGGTCCCAGTAGAAAGGCCCTACCCAGTTCCCGTGAAGGTCCCCGTGGCGGTCCCGATCAAGTCTCACTACGGCGGTGAAGGTCTAGGAAGTGGCTACGGAGGTGGATTAGGGGGCTACGGAGGTGGATTTGGCGGCTACAGTGGAGGTGGCTACAGTGGAGGCTACCACCATTAA